Proteins co-encoded in one Astatotilapia calliptera chromosome 18, fAstCal1.2, whole genome shotgun sequence genomic window:
- the LOC113011190 gene encoding tripartite motif-containing protein 16-like, translated as MNQMDQTKFCCSVCLDLLKNPVAIPCGHSYCMNCIKSFWDGEEKKKIYSCPQCRQTFTARPVLVKNTMLADLVEELKKTGLQAAPADHCYAGPEDVACDLCSGIKLKAVKSCLVCLVSYCEKHLQPHYDVAAFKKHKLVEPSKKLQENICSRHDEVMKMFCRTDQQSICYLCPVDEHKGHDTVSAAAERTERQRELEVSRQNIQQRIQDREKDVKLLQQEVEAINQSADQTVEHSEKIFTELIHLIQKRSSDVKQQIRSQQETEVSRVKELEEKLEQEITELKRKDAELKQLSHTEDHIQFLHNYPSLSALSESTDSSSINIRPLSYFEDVTAAVSEVRDKLQDILREEWTNISLTVTEVDVLLSDPPEPKTRAGFLKYSREITLDPNTAYKQLLLSEGNRKATLMKQQQSYSDHPDRFTGSWQVLSRESLTGRCYWEVEWRGAGVYVAVAYKNISREGCGNECEFGHNDKSWSLYCNNNSYTFLYNNIQTRVSGPRSSRVGVYLDHRAGILSFYSVSETMTLLHRVQTTFTQPLYAGLMVYYKYGDTAELIKVK; from the coding sequence atgaatcaaatggaTCAAACAAAATTCTGCTGTTCAGtctgtttggatctactgaagAATCCGGTGGCTAttccctgtggacacagctactgcatgAACTGTATTAAAAGCTTCTGGGAtggagaggaaaagaagaaaatctacagctgccctcagtgcagACAGACTTTCACAGCGAGGCCTGTCCTGGTGAAAAACACCATGTTAGCAGATTtagtggaggagctgaagaagactggactccaagctgctcctgctgatcactgctatgctggacctgaagatgtggcctgtgatCTGTGCTCTGGCATCaagctaaaagctgtgaaatcctgtctggtgtgtttggTCTCTTACTGTGAGAAACATCTTCAGCCTCATTATGATGTGGCTGCATTcaagaaacacaagctggtggagccctccaagaagctccaggagaacatctgctctcgtcatgatgaggtgatgaagatgttctgccgtactgatcagcagagtatctgttatctctgccctgtggatgaacataaaggccacgacacagtctcagctgcagcagaaaggactgagaggcagagagagctggaggtgagtcgacaaaacatccagcagagaatccaggacagagagaaagatgtgaagctgcttcaacaggaggtggaggccatcaatcagtctgctgatcaaacagtggagcacagtgagaagatcttcactgagctgatccatctcatccagaaaagaagctctgatgtgaagcagcagatcagatcccagcaggaaactgaagtgagtcgagtcaaagagcttgaggagaagctggagcaggagatcactgagctgaagaggaaagatgctgagctgaagcagctctcacacacagaggatcacatccagtttctacacaactacccctcactgtcagcactcagtgagtctacagactcatccagcatcaatatccgtcctctgagctactttgaggatgtgacagcagctgtgtcagaggtcagagataaactacaggacattctgagagaggaatggacaaacatctcactgacagtcactgaagtggatgttttactgtcagatccaccagagccaaagaccagagctggattcttaaaatattcacgtgaaatcacactggatccaaacacagcgtacaaacagctgttattatcagaggggaacagaaaagcaacattaatgaaacaacaacagtcttattctgatcatccagacagattcactGGATCGTGGCAGGTCCTGAGTAGAGAGAGTCTGACTggacgttgttactgggaggtggagtggagagggGCAGGAGTTTATGTAGCAGTCGCATACAAGAATATCAGCAGAGAAGGATGTGGTAATGAGTGTGAATTTGGACATAATGACAAATCTTGGTCATTATATTGTAACAACAACAGTTATACATTTTTGTACAACAACATCCAAACTCGTGTCTCAGGTCCTCGTTcctccagagtaggagtgtacctggatcacagagcaggtattttgtccttctacagcgtctctgaaaccatgactctcctccacagagtccagaccacattcactcagccgctctatgctggaCTGATGGTTTACTATAAATATGGAGACACTGCTGAGTTGATTAAAGTGAAATAG